From Streptomyces sp. CMB-StM0423, a single genomic window includes:
- a CDS encoding sensor histidine kinase, with translation MRLPRPRSLAGQLFAMQVVLVTLMVAGAAVFMYVTAHDRAEEAAARQAESTARSVAAAPGVAEAVTGGGNPSDVLQPYTERARRGTAVTFITIMAPDGTRYTHPNPDVIGEAFLGHTARALNGETFTETYTGTLGPSLRAVTPVRADDGRIVGLVSAGITIKTISDEVRRQLMPVLYVAAGALALAGLATYLINARLRRHTHGMNAGELSRLHDYHQATLHAVREGLLMLDGAGRIALVNDGARELLGMGARGEVVGRPVADLGQPGPLTEALLSPGPRVDEVHLTRDRTVVVNTSPVTGGEHRGTVVTLRDVTELQTLTGELDSVRGFAEALRSQAHESANRLHAVVSLIELGRTAQAVEFATSELELAQTLTDRVTGAVTEPVLAALLLGKAAQANEQGVELVLSPDSRIDDGVLPPTLPPRDLVTVLGNLIDNAVDAAAEGARTRTASGVRDTAQPQVRVTALAADGELLLRVADDGPGVDPSCAEEVFARGWTTKTPGPAGRGLGLALVRQAARRHGGEANLTSGETGGAEFTVRLPLGRGPEPMAALPGPGAEAGAAADEPDPGTGPPLSTEAGAEAGAEAGAKAAPPPADPATDNPDPGGSTPAAPPAARIPAEDEPTPKRHAADPASSPRRPAGPSGPPPRSVPRTRAAEPGPTPPAQPANLPDPAARSARRAHTGHPYPRRPADADGRRGDR, from the coding sequence ATGCGCCTCCCCCGTCCCCGCAGCCTGGCCGGCCAGCTCTTCGCGATGCAGGTCGTGCTGGTCACGCTCATGGTGGCCGGAGCGGCGGTCTTCATGTACGTCACGGCGCACGACCGCGCGGAGGAGGCGGCGGCCCGGCAGGCGGAGTCCACGGCGCGGTCCGTGGCGGCGGCGCCGGGGGTCGCGGAGGCGGTCACCGGCGGCGGGAACCCCTCCGACGTCCTGCAGCCGTACACCGAGCGCGCCCGGCGGGGCACCGCGGTGACCTTCATCACGATCATGGCCCCGGACGGCACCCGCTACACCCACCCCAACCCGGACGTGATCGGCGAGGCGTTCCTCGGCCACACCGCCCGCGCGCTGAACGGCGAGACCTTCACCGAGACGTACACCGGCACGCTCGGCCCGTCGCTGCGCGCGGTCACGCCGGTACGGGCGGACGACGGCCGGATCGTCGGGCTGGTGAGCGCGGGGATCACCATCAAGACGATCAGCGACGAGGTGCGGCGGCAGCTCATGCCCGTGCTGTACGTCGCGGCGGGCGCGCTGGCGCTGGCGGGGCTCGCCACGTACCTGATCAACGCGCGGCTGCGGCGGCACACGCACGGCATGAACGCCGGTGAGCTGAGCCGGCTGCACGACTACCACCAGGCGACGCTGCACGCGGTCCGCGAGGGCCTGCTGATGCTCGACGGCGCGGGGCGGATCGCGCTGGTCAACGACGGCGCGCGGGAGCTGCTCGGCATGGGTGCCCGCGGCGAGGTCGTGGGCCGCCCGGTCGCGGACCTCGGGCAGCCGGGCCCGCTGACGGAGGCGCTGCTGTCGCCGGGGCCGCGGGTCGACGAGGTGCACCTGACCCGGGACCGCACGGTGGTCGTCAACACCTCGCCGGTCACGGGCGGCGAGCACCGCGGCACGGTCGTCACGCTGCGGGACGTCACGGAGCTGCAGACGCTGACGGGCGAGCTGGACTCGGTACGGGGCTTCGCGGAGGCGCTGCGCTCGCAGGCGCACGAGTCGGCGAACCGGCTGCACGCGGTGGTCTCGCTGATCGAGCTGGGGCGGACGGCGCAGGCGGTGGAGTTCGCGACGTCGGAGCTGGAGCTGGCGCAGACGCTGACGGACCGGGTGACGGGCGCGGTGACGGAACCGGTGCTCGCGGCGCTGCTGCTGGGGAAGGCCGCGCAGGCGAACGAGCAGGGGGTGGAGCTGGTGCTGAGCCCGGACAGCCGCATCGACGACGGCGTGCTCCCGCCGACGCTGCCGCCGCGGGACCTGGTGACGGTGCTGGGCAACCTGATCGACAACGCGGTGGACGCGGCGGCGGAGGGCGCGAGGACCCGGACGGCGTCCGGGGTACGGGACACGGCGCAGCCGCAGGTACGGGTCACGGCGCTGGCGGCGGACGGGGAGCTGCTGCTGCGGGTGGCGGACGACGGCCCGGGGGTGGACCCGAGCTGCGCGGAGGAGGTCTTCGCCCGCGGCTGGACCACGAAAACCCCGGGCCCCGCAGGCCGCGGCCTGGGCCTGGCCCTGGTCCGCCAGGCCGCCCGTCGCCACGGCGGCGAGGCAAACCTGACGAGCGGGGAGACGGGCGGCGCGGAATTCACGGTCCGCCTGCCCCTGGGCCGCGGCCCGGAGCCGATGGCGGCGCTCCCGGGGCCCGGAGCGGAGGCGGGAGCAGCAGCGGACGAGCCGGACCCGGGTACCGGCCCGCCGCTGAGCACGGAGGCGGGAGCGGAGGCGGGAGCGGAGGCGGGAGCGAAGGCGGCACCGCCCCCGGCAGACCCGGCGACGGACAACCCGGACCCGGGCGGATCGACCCCGGCGGCCCCGCCGGCGGCCCGTATCCCCGCGGAGGACGAGCCCACGCCGAAACGGCACGCCGCCGACCCCGCTTCGAGCCCTCGTCGCCCCGCGGGTCCATCCGGCCCACCCCCGCGTTCTGTGCCCCGCACCCGTGCCGCGGAGCCGGGCCCCACGCCACCCGCCCAGCCCGCGAACCTGCCCGATCCAGCCGCGCGTTCGGCCCGCCGTGCCCACACCGGCCACCCGTACCCCCGGCGCCCGGCGGACGCCGACGGCCGCCGGGGGGACCGGTGA
- a CDS encoding cation:dicarboxylate symporter family transporter: protein MAGRVKRDRTHFLYLAVIVAVLAGVLVGFAAPDAAVELKPIGEGFVNLIKMMISPIIFCTIVLGIGSVRKAAKVGAVGGLALGYFLVMSTAALAIGLVVGNIVQPGDGLHITDETRSAGADQAAAGDAESTTEFLLGIIPHTMVSAFTEGEVLQTLFVALLVGFALQAMGRVGEPVLIGIGHIQRLVFRVLAMIMWVAPVGAFGAIAAVVGETGVDALKSLAMIMIGFYTTCALFVFVVLGLVLKFFTGINIFRLLKYLAREFLLIVSTSSSESALPRLIAKMEHLGVSKPVVGITVPTGYSFNLDGTAIYLTMASLFIAEAMGDSLTIGQQISLLVFMIVASKGAAGVTGAGLATLAGGLQSHRPELVDGVGLIVGIDRFMSEARALTNFAGNAVATVLIGTWTKEIDKDRVEEVLAGRVPFDEATLVDDHAPSPAEQPEEPADTPLEPGSQPVKV from the coding sequence GTGGCGGGCCGCGTGAAGCGGGACCGCACCCATTTTCTCTACCTCGCCGTCATCGTCGCCGTCCTGGCCGGCGTCCTCGTCGGCTTCGCCGCGCCGGACGCGGCCGTGGAGCTCAAGCCGATAGGCGAGGGCTTCGTCAACCTGATCAAGATGATGATCTCGCCGATCATCTTCTGCACGATCGTGCTGGGCATCGGCTCGGTCCGCAAAGCCGCCAAGGTCGGCGCGGTCGGCGGGCTGGCGCTGGGCTACTTCCTGGTGATGTCCACCGCCGCGCTGGCCATCGGCCTGGTCGTCGGCAACATCGTGCAGCCCGGCGACGGCCTGCACATCACCGACGAGACCCGCAGCGCGGGCGCCGACCAGGCCGCCGCCGGCGACGCGGAGTCGACCACCGAGTTCCTGCTCGGGATCATCCCGCACACCATGGTCTCCGCGTTCACCGAGGGCGAGGTGCTGCAGACACTGTTCGTGGCGCTGCTCGTCGGCTTCGCGCTGCAGGCCATGGGCCGCGTCGGCGAGCCGGTGCTGATCGGCATCGGGCACATCCAGCGGCTGGTCTTCCGGGTGCTCGCGATGATCATGTGGGTGGCCCCGGTGGGCGCCTTCGGCGCCATCGCCGCGGTCGTCGGCGAGACCGGCGTGGACGCGCTGAAGTCGCTGGCCATGATCATGATCGGCTTCTACACCACCTGTGCGCTGTTCGTCTTCGTGGTGCTCGGCCTGGTGCTGAAGTTCTTCACCGGCATCAATATCTTCCGGCTGCTGAAGTACCTGGCCCGGGAGTTCCTGCTGATCGTCTCCACCTCCTCCTCGGAGTCGGCGCTGCCGCGGCTGATCGCGAAGATGGAGCACCTCGGGGTCTCCAAGCCCGTCGTCGGCATCACCGTGCCGACCGGCTACTCCTTCAACCTCGACGGCACCGCCATCTACCTCACCATGGCCTCGCTGTTCATCGCCGAGGCGATGGGCGACTCGCTCACCATCGGCCAGCAGATCTCGCTGCTCGTCTTCATGATCGTCGCCTCCAAGGGCGCCGCCGGCGTCACCGGCGCCGGCCTGGCCACCCTGGCCGGCGGGCTCCAGTCGCACCGCCCCGAACTGGTCGACGGCGTCGGCCTGATCGTCGGCATCGACCGGTTCATGAGCGAAGCCCGGGCGCTGACCAACTTCGCGGGCAACGCCGTGGCCACGGTCCTCATCGGCACCTGGACCAAGGAGATCGACAAGGACCGCGTCGAGGAGGTCCTCGCCGGCCGGGTGCCGTTCGACGAGGCGACCCTGGTGGACGACCACGCGCCCTCGCCGGCGGAGCAGCCGGAGGAGCCTGCGGACACGCCGCTGGAGCCGGGGTCGCAGCCCGTCAAGGTCTGA
- a CDS encoding response regulator gives MTASGRSAPIRVLVVEDDPVAADAHRLYVERVPGFAVAGAARSRGEAARLLDQVPVDLILLDLYLPDGHGLALLRSLRTAGHAADVIAVTSARDLAVVREGVSLGVVQYVLKPFAFATLRDRLVRYAEFHAAVGEAGGQDEVDRALAALRAPAQAALPKGLSGPTLAAVTDALRRAGDDGLTATAAGEATGTSRITARRYLEHLAETGHAVRAPQYGQVGRPELRYRWSGSRP, from the coding sequence GTGACCGCCTCCGGGCGCTCCGCGCCCATTCGGGTGCTGGTCGTCGAGGACGATCCCGTTGCCGCCGATGCGCACCGGCTCTACGTCGAGCGCGTGCCCGGGTTCGCCGTTGCCGGGGCCGCGCGGTCGCGGGGCGAGGCGGCCAGGCTTCTCGACCAGGTGCCCGTCGACCTGATCCTGCTCGACCTCTACCTCCCCGACGGCCACGGCCTCGCCCTGCTCCGCTCGTTGCGTACCGCGGGGCACGCCGCCGACGTCATCGCCGTGACCTCCGCCCGCGACCTGGCCGTGGTCCGCGAAGGGGTGTCCCTCGGCGTCGTGCAGTACGTGCTGAAGCCGTTCGCCTTCGCCACCCTGCGCGACCGCCTCGTCCGCTACGCCGAGTTCCACGCCGCCGTCGGCGAGGCCGGCGGCCAGGACGAGGTGGACCGCGCGCTCGCCGCGCTCCGCGCTCCGGCGCAGGCCGCGTTGCCCAAGGGGCTGTCCGGCCCCACCCTCGCCGCCGTCACCGACGCCCTGCGCCGGGCGGGCGACGACGGCCTCACGGCCACCGCCGCCGGCGAGGCCACCGGCACGTCGCGCATCACCGCCCGCCGCTACCTGGAGCACCTGGCGGAGACCGGCCACGCCGTCCGCGCCCCGCAGTACGGCCAAGTGGGCCGCCCCGAGCTGCGCTACCGCTGGTCCGGCTCCCGCCCCTGA